The Gammaproteobacteria bacterium genome contains a region encoding:
- a CDS encoding SDR family oxidoreductase: MTQLTGLNNKRVLVTAAASGIGLSIAESFLGAGAKVFVCDNDADAVAGLEHQKTGLYARVTDVSRPREVEDLFSEIESKLSGLDILVNNAGIGGPVGSLETAPESEWVKTIEVNLLGAYYCCRHAIPLLEGSKGGSIVNLSSSAGLYGVPNRTPYVSSKWGLIGLTKSLAAELGQRSIRVNAICPGSVEGKRIDRIIAAEASLRGVDQNTVKGEFVDTNSMKVFIDKEDVAALVLFLCSKQGRYISGQAIGVDGNTEVKW, from the coding sequence ATGACTCAGCTGACCGGGTTGAATAACAAGCGTGTGCTCGTAACTGCCGCCGCGAGTGGCATAGGCTTGTCTATTGCTGAGTCATTTCTCGGGGCGGGCGCGAAGGTATTCGTATGTGACAACGACGCCGATGCGGTCGCCGGATTGGAACATCAGAAGACCGGTCTATATGCCCGTGTCACCGACGTGTCGCGGCCACGTGAGGTGGAAGATCTTTTCAGTGAGATCGAATCCAAACTCAGCGGCTTAGATATACTCGTGAATAATGCGGGTATCGGTGGGCCTGTAGGTTCGTTAGAGACAGCGCCGGAATCGGAATGGGTCAAAACCATCGAGGTCAATCTTCTGGGGGCTTACTATTGTTGCCGGCATGCAATACCGCTGCTCGAAGGGTCCAAAGGCGGTTCTATCGTTAATCTTTCGTCAAGTGCCGGTCTTTATGGGGTCCCGAATCGGACGCCCTATGTGTCTTCCAAGTGGGGATTGATCGGCCTGACAAAATCATTGGCTGCCGAACTCGGGCAGAGAAGCATCCGGGTTAATGCGATCTGTCCAGGTTCAGTCGAAGGTAAAAGAATTGACCGTATTATTGCGGCTGAAGCGAGTTTACGAGGTGTCGATCAAAACACCGTAAAAGGAGAGTTTGTCGATACCAATTCGATGAAGGTATTTATTGATAAAGAAGACGTAGCAGCGTTGGTCTTGTTTTTGTGTTCTAAACAGGGACGCTATATCTCGGGACAGGCAATAGGCGTTGACGGCAATACGGAAGTGAAGTGGTAG